Genomic segment of Hominilimicola fabiformis:
GCTGTATTCGTCAGTATTACTGCCGCCTCCTCACGCGTAATATCGTCATTCGGTGCAAATTCCGTTTCAGAACGTCCATTTATTATTCCCGAATTTGCAAGAAAAGCCACTTCAGCATCATCTGTATCAGCAAACGAACTCTTAACATTATTCTCACTAATCAGTGATTTTTGTTCAAGCATTTTATATGCCAAATGACAAAAATCAATACGCGATATATTAGCGGTTAAATCTCTGTCCGCAAAGAAATTCGGCAATAATCCCGCCTCATCTGCACTTACTAAACTTTCCTCCGCCCATTGTGAATGATTTTCACTTACTTCCGCCGACGCACCTATTCCCGTCGCTAAAATAATTGACACACATAACGCACCTAAAACTAACTTCTTTTTCATCATAAAATCTCCTTTAAACTTCCTATACCGTTAAAAAATCTAAATCGGAATTTTATTTCCTGATCCCTCTAAAATCACGTTGCCAAAATGTCCGTCTAGAGTCAGTTCAAAACCTGCGTACCTATCACCATATTTACATGATATTTGAGAAATTTTTCTATTCAACTCACATAATATTATACTATAATCCATCTTATGTCCTTTACTTGACACACCCCATCCCATCCTATAGACTTCATTACCAAACTTAAGCATATTACAATTTATGCTATTTTTATAAAGTTTATAAAGTTCCTCATTTGAATTGATTTCAGGCTGAAGGTCAATAATCCCCTCCACCTTCCGTGCACCAATTTTCTCCATCCATCTATTGTTATATACAATATATAACAATTCAAGTGTTATAAATCCGGCACCTTTAGGATGTTTCCTCACATCCAAAAAATATACATCCTGATTATCTACAATAAAAAACAACAAGATATTAGAACGATTATTTTTCATTTCCTCAATACTGTTTGCTTCTTTATCTGTTAAATGTAAGTGTTTAATACCCCATTGATTTAATAATATATCCTTGAATTCTACATCAAATGCTTTTTTACTTAAATATCCTTTTACACTTTCGCCCTTATCAAATTTTTTTTCAAATAATTTGATTAAATCACATAATTCCTTCGAAAATTCTTCATTCATTTTTTTAATCAGTTCACGAGAATAATGTACCTTTCTCGGTATATTGATTACATTTTTTCCGATAACATTCATAAGATGCAAAAAATTTGTTTCATATGTTTTTTCATCATCAATATTTTTTTCTCATAACAGGTTAAATTATTTGTCAAATAATTTGCTATTTCAACAGATATATCTCTTTTAATCATTTTCTCTACATTCATAAAAACAACTCCTCTTCTAAAAATATTGCGTATATATTTAATATTTTTATTTTATTATTTTATCATTTTAATCATAAAATGTCAGTTTTTTTTCACAAAGTCTAATCAAAAAAGCATAAATTTTTTTATTTGTGTGCTACATTTACAAAAACAAATTTATTTCTCTCCTTATATGTAGTATTGAAATTATTTCTATGTCAAAATAATTTATCAAGCAGATTATTTTGATGAAAGCTTGAAATGAAACAGTTTTAATACAACAATTATAAAGGAGGAATTATACAATGGCTTATAGTTCAAAAACAACAGTCTCAACAAAATACAGGGTTTCAGGTGGAAATTCTGTAATAAGCACTACTTTCTCAAGCCCATTTGAAGCTATAGGACGAGCATTCAAAGTAGGCGGAAAGGTCACTGAAACTGATTCAGGTGTTACAATATTTGAATCTAACACTACTAAATATTATCTTTTTCAGTTTACTAACTTTTACGGAAGCACTGCAAGCAGAACAGAAGCAGATAGTTGGATTAATGATTATGCAAATGCTCATGTTATTTATGGCGGGACAGGAAAGTTATACGGCAGTAACGCCAAGGTGTTAAAAGGTGGTTTATTTCGCACAGAAGCAACTAACGGTGCATATTTATATAATTTCAGCAGTAACAATTGGGGATTCCGTTCAATTAAAACAACGGTTTCTCTTTCTAAAGCTAAATTATATTTTTCGCCAAAAAATCGTGCTGATAATGCATATATATACGTTGCCGCAATCAGTGAAGATGGTTCAGAAGTTTATGAAACAGGCATTATGATGGATCAATATGCTCGTTCCAGCAAAGCCTGGAAAGCATATCACTTTGACAGCAACGGAAATATCAGTGCATCACCAATTGCTACAACTGCACGTTTATCTTCAGGTGTTTATACTGCCAATGACGATATTGTAATAAAAATGTCACTTAATACGGGAAATCCGGGATATTCTTATCGTATTGAAACTGCATCTGGTCAATTAAAAGACAGCGGTACTATAAATCTATCAAGCACAAGTAAAATACGCGCAGGCAATAAAGTCAGATTTTTAACTGCAGTATCTTTCGTGCCAGATTTAGGTTATGAAAATAATACTTATTCAATGCAGGACTTGCGTGACGGAGCATATTTAAAAAATGTAATTCTAGAAAGCTATCTTTATACAAGTACAGATCAGCAGGGAACTGCATATGGCTTTACCGCAACAAGCGACCCGCCTCAATATTCATATATATATGATACTGACTGTATAGATCATACTCGAAACGACAGTAAAGATATTATTAATATCTACTACAACAAGTCTTATACACATTAATATAAAAAGACTATGTCTGAGTTATATAAATACTCTGACATAGTCTTTTGCTTATTAACCTATTTTCTATATATAATAAGTGATCTTAAATCCAAGCAATATTTATTAGTTTCTTCACTTTTGTCATAGATATTGGCATCAACATTTTTTGAAAATAATACGGAAGTATTGTCTTTAGATATAAATAATCCGTCTTCTTCTCCAGAAACATTTAATTTTCCCCATTCGGTAATAAAATTATATTGTTTAAAAATATTATTCAAATCAATATATTCTCCATTATTTTTCAGCAAATACAAAAAGCTGTTATAACCATGTGAACTGCTTTGATTAACATATACCAAATATCCCATATCATATATCGGATAAACTTTTTTTACCAATGCCGCATAAAATTCTTGTCCTAAAGGGGTTTTCATATTATTTAGATTATTAAGCATTTGTTCTGCATTAAGAAAAGAATCTGTTGTGCTGTAAATGTTTAATATCCTTTCGACATCATCATAATTATAATTCATAAAGTATTTAGACATTCCAATCACTTTATTTGGATTATCTGTTTCTGTTACATCTGCTAATTCCTCTGCAACTGCTACAAGCCGTCCTCCTATATTTTCTGTATTTACGAAAACACCATTTACATATGCTTTAATATCTGTTTCATAAGTGTATCCAGCTATACCGCCTGCAGTGCCTCGTTCAAAATACGGGCTAAAATCATCCGCCACTTCCCCGTCTTTGTTAACAAACAATGTACGTATACTATCGTCATATTCTACTGTATATCCATAATTCTTCAGATCTTCCAAGCAAATCATCATTCTTCCGTCCAACGAATATCCTTCTATCTGTTTTCCGTCAAAATATGTTATAATATCAGTGTTATATAGTGTACTGGATATATCTCCGTTATTTGCATATACTGCTAAATTCCATATACAAAAACAAGAAATAATAATTATAAAAATTTTAGTCTTCATAGTATTTCACACTTTCTCAAATCTAATATACTTCTCTATGGTTTTGTTATTTATATTTTATGATTAATATCCAAAATGTCAAGTTTTTTTCACCAACATCATTTAAAAATACACCAAACAAAAAATCAAACGGTATAATCGTTTGATTTTTCGCAGAAATATTCCTAATATATTTAAACATTATATATAATGATATTAGCGTGAATAACGTTTTATTATTCGCATCATATAATTATTTATTGTTCTTTTTGTTTCTATTACTTCTTTTACACGTTTATGGATATGCTTTAAAATAATTTGATGAGATATACACTGAAACATATTGGGTTTAGTTATATCTCCAGATAAAATACAATCATTATTACATCCAGCATTGCAATAACTGAAAATATTACACTGTCTTCTGCACTCATTCTCTCTTATATACCTCTTATTTACTATCTGTTGATAAACCTTTTCTTTGAAAAGATTACGTATATCCTTAACCTCAGAAATATTACCCAAACAATATTCTTCCGGATATGAACGCCCGCACGGATAAACTTTTCCATCATGATATATTGATGCCATATGATACATGCAATTTCCTTTTGTACAGCTTCGCATATGGTGAGTGAAATAAGAACTAACATAACTAGCAAACGGACGAACTTCTATATTACCATCAACATCATTCATCCAGTAATCAAATAATTCACATATTTTATCTGCATATTCAGCAGGATCGGTAAGTAATAATTCACAATGATTTTTAGCCTCTCCTGAATCAAACATAGGTGAAAACTTAAATGATATATTTTTTTCATTGAAATATTTATATATGTCTATTAAATTATGAATATTATGTGCCCCAATAACGGAAATGGTTCCGTGTCTTTTATCGATTTGTTTAAGTAAATCATACGCATTAAGCGTATAATCTGTTTTTCCACGTGTCTGATCATTAAAAGGTCCGTCAAATGATAATCCTATACCAAAACCGTATTTCTTTATGAATTCTGCAGTCTCTTGTGTTATTAATGTTCCATTAGTTTGCATAGTATTTATTATATAAGCGGTTAAAAAATCCAACATCATCTTTTTTTGTATTTTCATTTATCATTCTATTTTCTCGTCACCCCAGTTGTATTTATTTAATAATTCTATAGTATCTAAAACATACAAAAGTTGCATTTTATTTAAGCATTTCACCTTTTCAATAATTTGATTTTCATATTTCCGACATTCCTGATAATTTTTCTTTTTTTTAATATGAGTTCCGACTAAATAGTCTAAACTAACTCCTAATTCATTAGCTATATCTATAATCGCACTAAGTGACGGTGTATCGACATTTCTTTCAATTAACCCAATATAATTAGTACTTAAATGTACTTTTTCTCCCAAATTTTCTTGTGTAAGGCCACGCATAATTCGAACTTCTTTCATATTTTTGCCTATTTTAATTTTTTTCATTTGAATTCCTCCAGTATAAGCATATCCAACAGTAATTATAATAATGACTATCTCTTATTACAACAAACTATATAATTCTTAAACCAAGGAAATACTATGTTTTAATATGATGTTGTTTTTTATACCAATTAGGAAATATATTATTATAGAGAAAACTAAATATTAAAAATAGGAGTATAGTAATGAATATAGTAATATGTGAAGATAGCATCTCTGACAGACATAAACTTGAAAAAGTAATAACAAAGGTCTTAATAAAAAATAATTTAAACAGTGAAATTATACTTTCTACAAATAATTCAGCAGACGTATTAAACTATGCAAATAAAAATAATCAAATTACATTGTATTTTTTAGATATTAATCTGCATGAAAAATTTATAAGTGGTATTGATATTGCTAATGTTGTACGTGAAACAGATGAAATAAGTCCCATCGTACTTATAACTAATTACTCAGATAAATTAAGCCTAACTTTTGAGTATAAACTAAAAATTTTTGATTATATCTCAAAATATGATATTTCAAATTACGAAAAAAGAATTACAGACTGTATACTAATTACAGAACAACGTCAACGCAATGGGTATATCAACTGTTTAAATATTCAAAACTACAGTACCAATTTTTCTATAGAGTATAAAAACATTTATTTTATTGATACTGTTTCTGGACACCATAAACTAAAAATTCATACTGATTCATATGTAGTTGAATTTTACGGTAAATTAAAAGATATTTTATATAGATTAAACACAGATTTCTTTCAATGTCACAAATCTATAATTATTAATAGAACGAAAATTATCGGTGTCGATAAAAGAGAAAAATCAATTATATTATCAAATGGATATAAATGTCCGTATTCTTTAAAATTTTTTCATCCTAATACATTAATTGACAAAAATACGTCTATATGTTATAATAATCTAAATAAAATTTAATTATTATATAGGAGAATAATATGAATATTGTAATATGTGAAGATGATATACAATTTTGTAATTACATAAAATCTATACTTGAAAAATATATAGTTAATAATCACTTTAATTCTAAAATTGTTTTGACGACATCTAATCCAGACAATGTTATAAATTATATCCACAATAATTCTGAAATAACAATTTATTATCTTGATATAAAACTTCAAAATAATAAAAGCGGCTTCGATATTGCATCAATTATACGCGAAAATGATTATATGAGCCCTATAATATTCATTACTAATTATGAAGAAATGATGTCACTTACATATGAATATAAATTAGAGGCTCTTGATTTTATCATAAAAAACAATTTGGCATCATTAAGACAACGAATTTGTGAGAACTTAAAGTATATAGAAACAAGACAACAAAAAGGTTATATGAAGTGCTTAAATATAAAAAATAAACAGAAAAATTTTTCTGTCCCGTTCGATAAAATATGCTACATAGAATCAATAAAAAGCACTCATAAATTGATTTTATATTATGATAATGGCATGATTACTTTCTATGCATTACTGAAAGATATTGAAAAGGAACTTGACAGCCGATTTATTCGCTGTCACAAATCTATTATAGTAAACAAAAACAAAATAGTCAATATTGACAAAAAGAAACATACCATTGAATTATCGCACAATTATCATTGTATTTATTCACCAAGATGTAAGGAGATTATAAAATGAATTTATCACAGATTACTATACTTCTATCTAACACAATTTCTTTTTCACTTGGTTTTACCTGCATCGCTTACGTTTTAACTCTTTCATTAACAACGAAAAAAATCTCATTCGGCAAATTATTTTCTTGTTTGGGAATTACCTACTTAATTATATCTCTTACATTTATATTTGCGGGTATACCAGGCTTAATATTTACCTTATTTTTATATTTAACTCATGCCAAAATACCATTGATTAAAAATATATTTATTTGTGTACTTACTTTTTTAATGGTTCTTGTGCTTACATTTATTACCAATATGGTATTTTATGCAATGAAATTTTCACCTGATCAAATTGAACATTTAAGAGAAATGGTATCTTATAATATCTTTTTTTCTATAGAATGGATTATTTCGTCATTAATCATTTCTTGTGTTATATATTTTTTAAGTTATAAAATTACCCGTCATCATAAAAAAATGAATTTTATTAACCATGTTAAACCAGATAAAACAATATATTTAATATTTATAAATGTGCTATTTTTAGTCATAATTATCGCCGGAGTTGAATTTGCCATAGCTACAGTAGATACAAGCATTACTAAATATGTATTGATATTTGGTAATATCCTAACTTTGACATCTATTGTTTTTTCAACAATTTCCATTTGGTTAGAACTAAAAATTATTTCTAATAAATCAAAAGAAATTGAATTAGAAAAAAAACAGGAAATAACCTCTGCATACAGACGTGAGATACAAAATATGTATAATGAAATAATAGATTTTAAACATGATTATATAAAAATATATTCATCAATGAGCACATTGATAGCATCTGACAATTTAAAAATGATAAAGGATTTTTTTTATAAAGAAATACTACCATTTCATAATAGTATTTTAAAAGATGTAACATTTACACACTCTATAACATTAATTGAAGACAGCATAATACAAGGCATTATATATAGTTATGTACTGAAAGCAAAAAACAATTCCATTAATTTTAATATAGATATTCAGGAAAACATTAATATTGTATCTGAAATATCATCTTTAGATATGTCTCGAATTTTAGGAATACTGTTAGACAATGCATTTGAAGAAGCTGTCAAAACCGAATCAAAAAATGTCATATTGAGTATAATTCCTTTAAAAACGCAAATAATATATGTCATAAAAAATTCATGCAATACTGTACCTGATATTTCCAAAATTTTCTTAAATAATTATTCAACCAAAGGAGAGAATCACGGAAGAGGATTATCTATTGTTCAAAATATTTGTAACAATTATAGTAATGTATTCTTTAATGTTAAGATTCAGGATAATTTCTTTTTATCCGAACTTATAATAAATACAGTAGATTAACATTTGTCTTTTAGTTCATCAGGCATATCTTCTTCATATCCCCAAATTCCTAAGCATAAGTTTGGAGAAGCATTTGCTATAAATATACATACAGCTACAACTGTACCGCATAATGGTATTAATAACTTATTGATAATATTATTCATTTTCTTCATATCTAAAAATCCCTTTCATTGAATTATTATTTTCATTATAGGCAATATCATCACTGCTTCTAATGATATTCCTATAATGATTATATTTCTATATACATTTTCACCTATACAGAATGCAACAATAAATAAACAGGTTGCTGTAATTACAGTAATCTTTTTAAAAAATTTCTTCCGTGAATTGCCTATTGGACGTTTCATCGTTTCAATCGGAGCGTAACGCAAAAAAATAATTAAGCAAATTAAGTAAACCACCATTCCCACAATTATATTAATGGGTTTCAACATAATTGCCATATAGACAGAACTAATAAATCCAATAATACCAATAACAGTACACTTAATTGTATTATTTGAATGATAACCAAATCCGCTTAATCTAACACATGTAAACACGCTTAATAATAATAATGTTTCTTTTACTATTCCTAATATTACTGATAAAATAATCAAAACAGCTG
This window contains:
- a CDS encoding GHKL domain-containing protein; this encodes MNLSQITILLSNTISFSLGFTCIAYVLTLSLTTKKISFGKLFSCLGITYLIISLTFIFAGIPGLIFTLFLYLTHAKIPLIKNIFICVLTFLMVLVLTFITNMVFYAMKFSPDQIEHLREMVSYNIFFSIEWIISSLIISCVIYFLSYKITRHHKKMNFINHVKPDKTIYLIFINVLFLVIIIAGVEFAIATVDTSITKYVLIFGNILTLTSIVFSTISIWLELKIISNKSKEIELEKKQEITSAYRREIQNMYNEIIDFKHDYIKIYSSMSTLIASDNLKMIKDFFYKEILPFHNSILKDVTFTHSITLIEDSIIQGIIYSYVLKAKNNSINFNIDIQENINIVSEISSLDMSRILGILLDNAFEEAVKTESKNVILSIIPLKTQIIYVIKNSCNTVPDISKIFLNNYSTKGENHGRGLSIVQNICNNYSNVFFNVKIQDNFFLSELIINTVD
- a CDS encoding S-layer homology domain-containing protein, whose product is MKKKLVLGALCVSIILATGIGASAEVSENHSQWAEESLVSADEAGLLPNFFADRDLTANISRIDFCHLAYKMLEQKSLISENNVKSSFADTDDAEVAFLANSGIINGRSETEFAPNDDITREEAAVILTNTA
- a CDS encoding helix-turn-helix domain-containing protein → MKKIKIGKNMKEVRIMRGLTQENLGEKVHLSTNYIGLIERNVDTPSLSAIIDIANELGVSLDYLVGTHIKKKKNYQECRKYENQIIEKVKCLNKMQLLYVLDTIELLNKYNWGDEKIE
- a CDS encoding LytR/AlgR family response regulator transcription factor, producing the protein MNIVICEDSISDRHKLEKVITKVLIKNNLNSEIILSTNNSADVLNYANKNNQITLYFLDINLHEKFISGIDIANVVRETDEISPIVLITNYSDKLSLTFEYKLKIFDYISKYDISNYEKRITDCILITEQRQRNGYINCLNIQNYSTNFSIEYKNIYFIDTVSGHHKLKIHTDSYVVEFYGKLKDILYRLNTDFFQCHKSIIINRTKIIGVDKREKSIILSNGYKCPYSLKFFHPNTLIDKNTSICYNNLNKI
- a CDS encoding accessory gene regulator B family protein; this translates as MSISKWISDKICSYCNVDKKNYQKMKYGIDIIYINISKTAVLIILSVILGIVKETLLLLSVFTCVRLSGFGYHSNNTIKCTVIGIIGFISSVYMAIMLKPINIIVGMVVYLICLIIFLRYAPIETMKRPIGNSRKKFFKKITVITATCLFIVAFCIGENVYRNIIIIGISLEAVMILPIMKIIIQ
- a CDS encoding LytR/AlgR family response regulator transcription factor, with the translated sequence MNIVICEDDIQFCNYIKSILEKYIVNNHFNSKIVLTTSNPDNVINYIHNNSEITIYYLDIKLQNNKSGFDIASIIRENDYMSPIIFITNYEEMMSLTYEYKLEALDFIIKNNLASLRQRICENLKYIETRQQKGYMKCLNIKNKQKNFSVPFDKICYIESIKSTHKLILYYDNGMITFYALLKDIEKELDSRFIRCHKSIIVNKNKIVNIDKKKHTIELSHNYHCIYSPRCKEIIK
- a CDS encoding radical SAM protein codes for the protein MKIQKKMMLDFLTAYIINTMQTNGTLITQETAEFIKKYGFGIGLSFDGPFNDQTRGKTDYTLNAYDLLKQIDKRHGTISVIGAHNIHNLIDIYKYFNEKNISFKFSPMFDSGEAKNHCELLLTDPAEYADKICELFDYWMNDVDGNIEVRPFASYVSSYFTHHMRSCTKGNCMYHMASIYHDGKVYPCGRSYPEEYCLGNISEVKDIRNLFKEKVYQQIVNKRYIRENECRRQCNIFSYCNAGCNNDCILSGDITKPNMFQCISHQIILKHIHKRVKEVIETKRTINNYMMRIIKRYSR